The following proteins are co-located in the Urocitellus parryii isolate mUroPar1 chromosome 15, mUroPar1.hap1, whole genome shotgun sequence genome:
- the Irf8 gene encoding interferon regulatory factor 8, producing MCDRNGGRRLRQWLIEQIDSSMYPGLIWENDEKNMFRIPWKHAGKQDYNQEVDASIFKAWAVFKGKFKEGDKAEPATWKTRLRCALNKSPDFEEVTDRSQLDISEPYKVYRIVPEEEQKCKLGVAAPSCVNDAVDLECGRLEMEEVIKEPPVDDYLGMIKRSPSPPEACRSQLLPDWWVQQPSTGLPLVPGYTAYEAHHSAFSQMVISFYYGGKLVGQTTTTCPEGCRLALSQPGPKALGPEGLQLVCFPPADTIPSERQRQVTRKLFGHLERGVLLHSSRQGVFARRLCQGRVFCSGNAVVSKGRPNKLEREAVVQVFDTSQFFRELQQFYSSQSRLPESRVVLCFGEEFPDMAPLRSKLILVQIEQLYVRQLMEEVGKSCGAGSLLQAPEEPPPDQAFRMFPDVCASHQRPFFRENQQITV from the exons aTGTGTGACAGGAATGGTGGCCGGCGACTGCGACAGTGGCTGATCGAGCAAATCGACAGCAGCATGTATCCAGGACTGATCTGGGAAAATGACGAGAAGAACATGTTCCGGATCCCATGGAAGCATGCCGGCAAGCAGGACTATAACCAGGAGGTGGACGCCTCCATCTTCAAG gCCTGGGCGGTTTTTAAAGGGAAGTTTAAGGAAGGGGACAAAGCTGAACCAGCCACTTGGAAGACAAGGTTACGCTGTGCTTTGAACAAGAGCCCAGATTTTGAGGAAGTGACAGACCGCTCCCAGCTGGACATTTCTGAGCCATACAAAGTCTACCGAATTGTCCCAGAGGAAGAGCAAAAAT GCAAGCTGGGCGTGGCAGCTCCCAGCTGTGTGAACGACGCTGTGGACCTGGAGTGTGGCCGCTTGGAGATGGAGGAGGTGATCAAGGAG CCTCCCGTGGACGATTACCTGGGGATGATCAAGCGGAGCCCCTCCCCGCCGGAGGCCTGCCGGAGCCAGCTCCTCCCGGACTGGTGGGTGCAGCAGCCCAGCACAG GCTTGCCGCTGGTGCCCGGGTACACCGCCTATGAAGCGCACCACTCAG CCTTCTCCCAGATGGTGATCAGCTTCTACTACGGCGGCAAGCTGGTGGGCCAGACCACCACCACCTGCCCCGAGGGCTGCCGCCTGGCCCTGAGCCAGCCGGGCCCCAAGGCCTTGGGCCCCGAGGGCCTGCAGCTGGTGTGCTTCCCGCCCGCCGACACCATCCCCAGCGAGCGGCAGAGGCAGGTGACGCGCAAGCTGTTCGGGCACCTGGAGCGAGGTGTGCTGCTGCACAGCAGCCGGCAGGGCGTGTTCGCCAGGCGGCTGTGCCAGGGCCGCGTGTTCTGCAGCGGCAACGCCGTGGTGAGCAAGGGCCGGCCCAACAAGCTGGAGCGCGAGGCCGTGGTCCAGGTCTTCGACACCAGCCAGTTCTTCCGAG AGCTGCAGCAGTTCTACAGCAGCCAGAGCCGCCTCCCGGAGAGCAGGGTGGTGCTGTGCTTCGGGGAGGAGTTTCCAGACATGGCTCCCCTGCGCTCCAAGCTCATTCTTGTGCAG ATCGAGCAGCTGTACGTGCGGCAGctgatggaggaggtggggaagagcTGCGGTGCGGGCTCCCTGCTGCAGGCCCCCGAGGAGCCCCCGCCCGACCAGGCCTTCCGGATGTTTCCCGATGTCTGTGCCTCACACCAGAGACCATTTTTCCGAGAAAACCAGCAGATCACCGTCTAA